The DNA region TCATGCAGGTATGTGGGCAGGTGCGCAGGAATCTGGACACTATTTATAACCGTGAAAAACCTTTTGCTTATCAAAGGAATGTATCTGCATTCTTCCCAACAGATTCCATCTCTGGCCCCGGTTCCAGGACACGAAGCCGAGCTGCTTGGGAATCTAATCATGGGAGAGCTGAGTCCAAAAGTGCCGAAGCGAGGACATAAATCTGGCCGCGTCCGCCGGGAGGAAGAAACGCACAAAGCTTCGCAGTCCAGAATTTAAAATCACAAAGAAGACAAGCAAGTAGTTAtagagctgccccccccccccccccccagcaggtaGGCAGTTCTGGCTGCAGACATCAGTAGGTAGAGCTCTGGTTCCTCGCTGCCGTCCCTCCCGGACCCCAGCGCTCACCTGGGACAAGAATCTTACCCAGCCGCCATTGATGCAACGATACATTGACCAGAAACAGTTGATCGGTCGGTCGCATGGCTGCAACTCAACGCATGGAGGCGTGTAGACGTCGTCAAGGCGACTCAAACCGGCATCAGAGTATAGGGAAGAAAGGGGGGTTAAAGAGAAGCTACCCAGTGAGGCAGAGGagaatgggcagactggttccagCTGACAGAAAGGCAACAGTTACTCAAATAACCACTGGTTCTGACCAAGGGATGTAGAACACCATCTCTGAAGAACACGTGGAACCTTGAAGAagatgggctccagcagcaggggaCCAGACCAGGGGCCCCTCCTGTCCgctaagaacaggaaagtgaggctaCACACACTGACCAAAATTAACCTTGCTGGTCTGACGAGTCTCGATTTCAGCTCCACCATCAGATGGTCGGGTCAGAATTAGGAAAtcatcttctgatggctactgCCATCTCACAGAGCTCAGACCATCTCACACTGGTTTCTGGAACCAGACAATGAGTTGTCTGTACTCCAGCCACCAGATCTCAGTCCAGTGGATCACCTCTGGGATGTGGTGGGACGGCAGATTCGACGTGCAGCCGACCAATCTGCCGCAACCGTCTGATGTCATCACACCAATACGGAACGAAATCGCTTTCCAACACCTTGTTGGCGTACGCCACGAAGAACtgaggcagttctgaaggcaaaaaaaCCTGGGAGGGGCCGGTGCCGGTCCAGATCCGTACAGCCAGCCGTGCACGACAACGTTGACTTTTGCATTTTTCTGGTTGCTTGTTTATAACAATAGAGATGGGAGAGAGTTGGAGCCACACGTGGAACAACTTAGAGGCACGATTAAACTATTGAAGCTCAAGAGGAAAACGAGTGTCAGACTTTTGTGTTAATTCTTTGGCCTCTTCACGCTTCTGGATGTTCTGACGCCGACCTCCGCGGGTTATACTGATCTGGAGTCAGAGTGGACGGGCGACTTTTACCTGGATGAGACACTTGCTGACGTCGCTGGCACAGAGCGCCTTGTTGCAGCCGGAGGTCAGAGCCAGCCccgacaggaggaagaggagagtggcggcggcggcggcggggaggGTCGTCTGACCGggcctcatcctgacagctcaCCAGCACCTTACTGGAAACTCCTAGAACATCAGCACGGCCAcagagaggaggtcagggagcaAACATGGCCGAGCTGCTGCAGTTATAGCAGTTCGTCATCACCAACTCAGAGTTTTCACAGATAAACCcccaaaaagcacattttctttaGTATCCTGCCATTTCTCCAAATACTCTACATTTATCTAATAACTTCAATTACTTTGCAGGTTCACCGTcgtgaggacattttaaataaatgttctgcagtttttaaaaaaagatctttaAAACAAGAATCCCCAACAATCATTATTTCCCGTGTTTGAGGACATTTAGATGTACCATTGAATTTGCTGCAACCTCAAAAACGTCAGCATGAGGGAAGACATTTCTCCAAGGCCTGTGTCACATTTCATTCAAAACAACAACGCTGCTCGGAACCCAGGAATAAGGCACATCTGGCAACATCAGCTTCCTTCACCTATTTTTTTTACGTAACGCCTTTACAGCGGCGAGTCCCGCGTTTTGCTGCACATTGTTCCACTCCACATGAGAACGCGTGAggaacacacactccctcactccTGGACGtgtttcttcacctcttttatGTTCATCGCCAGCACCAAAACTCGCTCTCGCTCGTCCGGAGCCACGACACAACCAAACGCAGTAAAAGTGCAGAATAGCGCAGACAGGACGAGCCCGGAAACTTACCGACACGCTGGACGCAAGACCTCGACCTTTTCCTTCAGAAAGAAGTGGAgctacttttgtttttcctttgaacCTCTCCAGGATGGTGCTCCACAGACGCTCAAGTGTCCACTGTGTCCAGAGGGCGTCAGTCTCTCCGCAGCAAAAAGCGACAGGCAGTCGGGCGCCTTAAAGGCACACACTCCATTTTCTCCCCAACGTCTGCGCAGCCAAACGCCGGGCCTGGGGTCAGTcagacacacaccgacacacacgctCGCTGGCCGAGTGTGTTCCGTGTAGCGGACACGGGTCTTCCCCCCCGCCCTGAAGCCACAGACAAACGTCGAGTTACCTTGTGCGCTTCGCCGGAATATTGTGCGTAAAAGTCTTGCgcgtaaaaaggaaaaacaaaagcgcGAGAAAACGCAGTCGTCTACCAAACAATCCTTTCCTGTCCAAGCCACCCCCACTCGATTAAACGAGCCTTTGTTCCTCGCTCTTATCTGCGGCAGCGTGAGTGTGCTCATTAGGTAAGAAAAGGGGGATTCGGAAGCCGTGAAGTCGCGCGGACCCCCCTCCGAGAAGAGAAGGACCGCCGCTTGCTGCGTGTGTTGCAGCTCCACAGAGACGCTCTGATGAGCCATTTTAGCTCCACAGGTGTCCAGGTGCGTTGTTTTAGGTGTCACCCAAACCGCCACAAGCTCCACTTCCAGCGGGCAAAAGGGACGGAAGACAGGATCAAGTTTCAGGGACTTTTTATCTCTGGGATTTGCCGCAGTCTCCAAATAAAAATAGTTGTTTTTACAAGCCAGGGAAAGAATTTGGGAAGTTAATGTGATTTTCTTTAAATGGAGTCAGGCTGGTCTGTTTATACTCTGCAGAATCATCAGTGGGGGGGAAATCCCATaatttattcagatttaaaACGTTACGTTTTGGTTTGGAACAAAATAGATCCTAATAGTCCAGCAGTAAGTGCAAAGATGTGATTTTATGTAAAGATAAGATAAAGAGAACAGTCCCTGAGCACTATTGAAGGAGATCGTTATTTAAAATCCTTTGTAAACGATGTGTTTAATTCAGAAAGGTAAtattttaaaatcattgtttttttttaaaagactagacaacaaaaaaaaccattttagcaagtgcaataaataaatccccCAAAATTTTGGCGTCCAAACTGGGTCAATCATACCACAGTGGCTGTACAGCGACACCTGCTGGCGACTCCTAAAACTACATCCAACTGAAGATTCGATTTTCAAATTGGACCTTTTCCTGAAATCGGATGTCAAACTCCTGCAATGGAAATACACCAAAAACAGCGTTTTATTTCACAACAAATAAAATTTATTCAATAGTATATTACAAATATGTACAAGAAATGTAACAAGTAAATATTAAaatagacatttttttttagaactaTCGTTCAAAAGGCATTGTTGAAAAAATAGGTTTTGCTGTGATCTCACACTGAATCTGTAAaagtttagttgttttttttctttcccaacCTCAGGAAGCCACACCAGACATCAGTGTGTGTACGTGAGAGACCATGGACACATGAGGCAGCAGAACAGGAGAACACGATGGTGCGAAacaaaacgcacacacacacgcgcacacacacacacaaaaaaccaaAACGCTGGAACACGTCAGAAAACCTCACCGTCAAGTCCACAATAAAGATCTGTAGGAAAACGTACAACGAAAGCGACGCATGCACAGCATTTAACTGCCAAAGTCAAATAACACCAGCTTGGACGCTAAACTTGAAATGAAGGAAGAAACCGGTAAATCCAAATGAGGAACAACCAAAGCCAACAGATGTTTCAGAagccaacaacaacatcacAGAGGACAACGATATAAAAACCAACTTTGGTCCATTAAAACATGACATAAGATTACAATcaaaatatctatttttttacaagtttaaaacaataattacaTGTATATTTACAAATGCACAATCGTTTATGTATAAAATAAGTTAGAAAATTAAGAGCACAGTCTATACACAATTTATGACCACTCACTTTGAAAACATCTGAAATTTTTAATGTGCGTCACCCTACTTGTTGGGAAGCAGCGGCCATTTTGTCGTCGACCCCTGGCCACAGCTCCCTGACCCGCCGGCTGACCCAGCCTTTGGTCTGGGCTCGACCCGCCCGATCTGAGGCCTCTGCTGGAGGAAGTCTGTCCCCACGCTTCTCGTGCTGGCTGGACAGTAAGAGCTTATTCAAAGTAAACGTCTTTTTTAAGTGCTCTTCGTATTATCGCCACATTCCAAGTGCTTCTCGttttttctctgctgccactgtaaaaatgccccccccccacctcctacTGGTCATATTGGGGTGAGGTCAAAGTCGTCATTGACCTCCACCAGTGGTATGTAGAACTCGGGGATCTCGAAGATACTCGTGGATTTGTAGGTGGCTGGGTCTAGTTCCTGCAGTTTGAGCTGCCACTCTAGACGCTGCACGGCATTTAGGGCTGCCGCCTCGTGCTGCTGCCTCATTAGGAGACACGTCTGTGGAGGACAATGCCATTTTAAAccatgattaaaaaaacaaaacctgacgTTAATGAGCAACACAACAAGAAGAGCAACCTGAAAAACACCAACTGCAGTGATTAAGGATTGAGGACTGATTGCATCATTCATTAAAAAAGCTCCTAATTCTGATTTTAGCTCCTCACTGAAGTTGatgaatcaacaacaacaaagtaaCAACTCTTACTTTGAGTTTGTCAAACTTGTCGTCGACGTCTTGTAACCAGGACATAAACTGCCGAGCGTTGAATCGGTCCCGCACCGATGTTTTGCCGTCGTCGCTCTGTAACCAATCACAGGCCGACTTAGAGACACGAGCGAACCTCTTAAAGCTTGGACCCGTTTCTGGATGCGCTGCGGCGTTTACCTGGACGTCTTGAGGCATGTTGTAGACTTCGGCGTCCAGTAACACCGTGCAGGCGCTGAACGGCAGCGTCTGATTGGCCAGCGTCCGCGCTGCCCGGTAGTGGACCCTCAAGACTTCCTGTTCATTGGAAACGATCAGCTTTTCCTGATGGGggaggtggaaaaaaacaacgtCAGTCCAGTTTGAAGACACCTTCCGGGCTGCTGGGAGAGCGGCGGGACTACGCACCCTCTCGATGCTGTGCTGCAATCGGAGCTTCATTCGGACCACCTCTTGTTGCTTGAACATCTCTTTCAGCTGCTCGGGTAACGATGGGGGCGGAGTTATCTGTTCAAAGGAAGGAAGCGGAAGAGCGGTTGATAAAATGGGAGCTTTGAATGTTGGTAGCGTCTGGACGCGATTTGTGGTTTTACAGGACACCACAGATCCGGACTCACCGTCGGTATACAGAGCTTGCTCAGAGGATTTCCGTCCAAGAGGTAGGAGCCGTTGAAGGTCACGTATTCGTCGTAATACTGTGGCGGCTGAGGGGTGACGCTGCACAAGACCTTGCGCTTTTCCTCAATCTTCTTCCGGATGTGCAGGAACTCGTAGTAAGGGTTCGCCCTCTCCGTCTGGTAGGGCTCGATCTCCTCCAGCTTGACCGAGTCCACGATGGCAGCCAGGGACTGCTGGTCTCTGTCCTTGTCCTGCTGAGCTGCGGTGCACGGCTGGAAGGCCGACACTTTAAGCATCTTCCTCTTGCGCGGGTGGGGCACGTGGACGTCCAGGTCCTCGTCTCCAGACCGGAGCCTGACTTTAGCTCCTGAGCAATCGGAATCTCTATCTCCGGACTGTGGAGAGGAACTTCCCGACGTGCTGCTGGAAGAGTTTGTGTGGACCGTAGACTGGCAATGGTCCTCTGAAGATAAAGAATACTCGGTGTTCTCGTCACTGTGGGCGACCTCCATCGTCTCCGAGTTGTCCTCTGCTTTGGACTCGGAGGAGCCCTCCGTCGTGAGGGCTCCCTCGGCTAAGGAACTCTCCGTTTTCACGCTTCCGACGGCGTCGCTGTTCTCGGAGGTCTGCGAGACGTCGGTCAGTACTTCAAACTTGCACTCGGGGCTCGAACGACAGGACATTTGAGGAATATTGTCCTTCTTCTCCAACTGAGCATCCAGACTCAACCCGCACCTTCCAGGAGAGGAAACACATCGGCCGGGGGATATTCCGTCTCTGCTTTTGCTTCGCTCGGCAGCGGCTCCCCCAACGCCGGAGCGGGAACGTTTGCACTGGTGGAGGCCGCAGGAGGTCTTGTGTCCTCTGCTCTTGAGGCCTCTGGAGCAGCTTCCGCGCTCTCGCGTGGCTCCGCTCCATCAGCGTTCTCCGCCGGTTTCCAACCCTGCTCAGACCCGTGTGCTGGACTCGATTCCGTGATCTCCATCCTCAGAACGGGCGGAGACTCTTTTTGCTGGAAGTTTATCGCGTTTGGGAGCGCCGGCGCTTCCGCAGGTGCCGACTGCTGCTCGGAGGAATTCTTTGTACCACATTCTGCTCGTCCGTCGTCCGTCAGACAGTGGACGAGGACGACCGGATCGGAGGAGGGAAGAGCGATTTGCTCGGCCGACCCCGCAGGGAGGCCGTGCACTCGGGCGGGTTTTTGCTTTCGCAGTCTTGGTTCAACGAATGTTGGGTTACGCCGGCGCCACCGTCCCCGTGCTGCTCGCCGCCGGGAGCTGAATCTTTGCATTGCTGTTTCGGAACGCTTTCTTCCGTTTCGGCCGAGATTTCTCCCGACTTCTGGTCCTCGGCGCACAGGCCTGCCGTTGGCAGAACTTCGGCCGGTAAGTTGGCATCCTCGTCGAGAATGGCTCGGAGGTACGGCGATTCGTGTCTGCCGGGCAGCGGCGTCCGATGACTCTGCAGCACGTCTGGAAGGTGGCCGGGGTCTTTGTCGTGGACAGATGGCGATCGGGTGGCTTGGATAACAAGGGAAGACTGGAGGAGCGCGGGTTGAGAGTCCGAGGCTTCCGGGGTCACGTCGGAGTCCAACTCCGGGGGTCTGGATGTTAGCGTCATTGCCGGACAAGAATCATCGGAGCTGGCGACAGAGACCAATGAGACGGACCTGGACATGAGGCCGCAGCGCTCGCTCTCTGGTCTGGGAGATCTGGCGAGACAGCTTTCCATAGCTGACGGGACCTTGGTGCTGACAGAAGGAAGGCTCTTTCCATCGAGGGACATGGTTCTTTGTCCAGTAGTGTCTTTCGGAGGTTTATCTCTGTGGTGAACATCAGAAGCTTCAGAGCTCTTTGAGCGCATGAGCTCTTTACTTAAGCACAGTTCGCTCTTGGTCCTGTCTTTGGGCTTGGACTTCCCCGGCTCGGCCAGGGGCCGCTGCTTGAGCCTCTCGCGCTCCTTCTGCTTGATCTTCTCCATGTGTTTGCGGTGCCACTGCTCAATCTCCCGGTCTTTCAAACTCAGCATGCGCTCAAAGCTGGTCTGCATCAGGTCGTCGTTCACTAGTCTCTTCTCTTTCGGTTTGTCCCGCGTTGCTGGCGAGGCCTTGGATTTGCCCTTGTCTGCGTCCGCCTCGCTGGGTTTGACCTTGCTGGTTTTGGCCTGCTGGGAGcggtctctgtgtctctctttgTCCTTGTGTTTATCGGAGTCACGGTCTCTCCGGTCACGGTCCTTCTCCGGTGTCCTCAAACCGTCGTCCTTTGATTTTGTCGACGAGGACTTGCCGCTTTCAGACGCGtagctcttcttctcttctaaGAGCGACTTCAGATTGGAGGAAGggccatcttttcctttatctttctttttcctgtcgGAGTCCTTCTCTTTGGAACGGTCGCTTTTCTCCAGCGGTTTCCCTTTCTTATCAGAGGTTGCTCGTTCCTTCTCTCTGTGATCGCCCACACTGTAGTCCCTGTCCTGCTTCTCATAGCGCTTGTCAAACTTGTCTTTAGTTTTCCTGACGTCTTCGTGTCTTTTGGCTGCCGACGAGGACTTGAGCTTTTCATTCTCTTTGCAATTTTTATCTCCGACCAAGTGGGAAGGAATTCCTGCCGTTCTGTCTTTTTCCTTCCAGCGATCGAGTGAATTCTGTGGCTCAGTTTTGTCAGCGTGC from Takifugu flavidus isolate HTHZ2018 chromosome 15, ASM371156v2, whole genome shotgun sequence includes:
- the ankrd12 gene encoding LOW QUALITY PROTEIN: ankyrin repeat domain-containing protein 12 (The sequence of the model RefSeq protein was modified relative to this genomic sequence to represent the inferred CDS: inserted 1 base in 1 codon; deleted 2 bases in 1 codon); its protein translation is MAKPGSDRDGAMVDKQAGKKNKDKLSPFTKTPKLDRSELLVKEGKAKSSMKRKLSFTASPLRTEERDSDTDDSDPGQSSETWGERLVAPCRIYADKDGPEKKKVKKEAGGKKSQANLLFGYPLSERKQMALLMQMTANSPDSTPSHPSQTTPVQKKVPSSTSTRQKDKVNKRNERGETPLHMAAIRGDVKQVKELISLGADVNVKDFAGWTPLHEACNLGYYDVAKVLIAAGAEVNTQGLDDDTPLHDASSSGHKDIVKLLLRHGGNGFQANKRGERPVDVADTQELELLLKGEVPLSDQDDSSSESEDPTSFNPSSVDDNMEDSDTEKDADGKPPAKASSSMPGLDEYEFKDEEEEEELGKTLGDRHIYRKELRQREKDDKDKNHVGGKPSGKADSSSKSKKQKLSHCSSDTSGDEMENFSDKRNSPTCSQSSESVKMDTRSKKEIAEQKEKGKVKRKSKSQNKNKENQEDGKENSKTLVLSLATVSENMELGLEIGREEDSFKMSFSPKDDSSVHLFHLSSIKSPKLNHSLTDKQTPLKQENTKLCISISDGSAPVDGVKYNHYTDAEYCTEGSSTKACKHKEKSKHQQKDPSVDREDDHFNPFKDGSIANSLDNTEGALRKSDLDGKVAKKHKLKHKEKDKHRRDYEAERSHHRQKEARKDGHRNLEFDREFWKENFFKSDETNEALPVKKEGEDAFKEERNAKEKHASSKDKRAREDREKDKALKKERKEEKIKELRLSEREERVDGHPSGRIPEEVPVQSNSMKDETEEKPISGITADQEQSEPSEKGSREKTDKRLPVKEKDLEKMEKRHLDKEKRVKTEHADKTEPQNSLDRWKEKDRTAGIPSHLVGDKNCKENEKLKSSSAAKRHEDVRKTKDKFDKRYEKQDRDYSVGDHREKERATSDKKGKPLEKSDRSKEKDSDRKKKDKGKDGPSSNLKSLLEEKKSYASESGKSSSTKSKDDGLRTPEKDRDRRDRDSDKHKDKERHRDRSQQAKTSKVKPSEADADKGKSKASPATRDKPKEKRLVNDDLMQTSFERMLSLKDREIEQWHRKHMEKIKQKERERLKQRPLAEPGKSKPKDRTKSELCLSKELMRSKSSEASDVHHRDKPPKDTTGQRTMSLDGKSLPSVSTKVPSAMESCLARSPRPESERCGLMSRSVSLVSVASSDDSCPAMTLTSRPPELDSDVTPEASDSQPALLQSSLVIQATRSPSVHDKDPGHLPDVLQSHRTPLPGRHESPYLRAILDEDANLPAEVLPTAGLCAEDQKSGEISAETEESVPKQQCKDSAPGGEQHGDGGAGVTQHSLNQDCESKNPPECTASLRGRPSKSLFPPPIVVLVHCLTDDGRAECGTKNSSEQQSAPAEAPALPNAINFQQKESPPVLRMEITESSPAHGSEQGWKPAENADGAEPRESAEAAPEASRAEDTRPPAASTSANVPAPALGEPLPSEAKAETEYPPADVFPLLEGAGXSLDAQLEKKDNIPQMSCRSSPECKFEVLTDVSQTSENSDAVGSVKTESSLAEGALTTEGSSESKAEDNSETMEVAHSDENTEYSLSSEDHCQSTVHTNSSSSTSGSSSPQSGDRDSDCSGAKVRLRSGDEDLDVHVPHPRKRKMLKVSAFQPCTAAQQDKDRDQQSLAAIVDSVKLEEIEPYQTERANPYYEFLHIRKKIEEKRKVLCSVTPQPPQYYDEYVTFNGSYLLDGNPLSKLCIPTITPPPSLPEQLKEMFKQQEVVRMKLRLQHSIEREKLIVSNEQEVLRVHYRAARTLANQTLPFSACTVLLDAEVYNMPQDVQSDDGKTSVRDRFNARQFMSWLQDVDDKFDKLKTCLLMRQQHEAAALNAVQRLEWQLKLQELDPATYKSTSIFEIPEFYIPLVEVNDDFDLTPI